The Pagrus major chromosome 24, Pma_NU_1.0 region AATTTTACTTTTGTCTGTTCCAAATTGTCATTATTGGCACTACTGTTCAGCGCTGTACTGCATCTTTTATTACCTTTCTTGCCAGCTGTGCTATTAAAAATAATCCAACCAGTGTGGTCTTTATCTCTGCCATGTTCAATCTACTTTAACACTGAACTGCTGTCAAATGCACTTCCTGTCTTCCCTCCAACTTACTGGTTGTGAGGcgaaaacacaaaaacttggTATTTCTAccaacaaaatgcaaaaaacaggTTTTGCCCCACCAAGTAAACATATATAATGTGCATGTACAATAAGTATAATACTACATATTCACATATACATTCTGAATTATCACTTTGCCTTAATAGACTTACCAATGTGAGAGCTACGCCCAGGTGTCTGTGTGAATCAGGCCTGTGAATCACAATGATTTGAAAATAGTTAGAAAACATTTGAGTATACAGGGAAATGCCTTAGGTATAAATctgtaaaaactaaaataaaacgTAAAAGATGAATTTGCTGAACAGCTCAACCTGTTCTTGATAAAATAAATCTCAGCAAATCAGTTGAATTGGGCCACAGTCACAAGGCATTCACATTCTGGCTGTAGCCACATGGGGGTGTTGAGAGAACAGTTTACTGCAGGAGGTGCTTTCTGCCTCTTTGTACAGCAGAAAGATTTCGGCCTATAGACCTACAAAATACACCAAAATCCCCATTCGGCCATACTTTAAAGCATTCTACCACCTTGTGTTCCTCTGTTTACAACCAATTCATTAGGATCAAATTCTCACTAATTGTAAACTGATGGCACAACTTGTATTTCACAGACACAATTGTGATGTTCAATTCCATTTAGTTTAATACATTCAAGTGCTTTAATTACTAACGTTGCTTAAAATCCTTGTTGTTCGACTTTTCAGGTGGTAAAGGTATATACCAAACAGGACATGTTCATAGCTACTTGTTGAAAAAACAGATTATACAACTACTTGCTACCACCCATACGTACCTAAAGCGCAACACAATTTAACCTGGGATCAATACAATAAAAGTTTAGGGAGGGGGgaagtgatgaagatgatgaagagggagagatttTATCATCCATAAGGTGTTTGGAGAGGCGGAACAGCAGGCTAGAGGAGGATAAATCAGCTTTCTGATGGGGAGTTgcatctcttctcctccctgaTGGACGGTGCTGAGGgccctctgctctgctttccCAACCTCAACTCCTCCTGCAGGAGGGTGCTGCTTCGACCCCGCTCTGAGACTGCAGTACTCTACACCCTGCTGgccttcatctctctgctcacCGTGACACTCAACCTGCTCgtcatcatctccatctcccaCTTCCGGCAGCTTCACACCCCGACCAATGCCCTGCTTCTCTCCCTGGCTGTGTCCGACCTGGTGGTGGGGCTGCTGGTGATGCCCATCGAGGGCCAGCGCAACATAGTGACATGCTGGCTGCTGGGGAGGCTCATGTGTGCTCTGACTCCTTTTGTTTCTTACTGTctggtctctgtctctgtaggCAACATGGTGCTCATATCCATAGACAGATATCTGGCTATCTGTGACCCACTGCTCTATTCCTCTAAGATCACACTGAACAGAGTTAAAATGTCAATCTGTGCATGCTGGGCTTGTTCAATTATCTACAACGGGTGCATTCTGATGGGACACTTGGGGCAGCCGGACAGGTCCAGCTCCTGCCACGGGGAGTGTGTGGCGTTCATCAGCCACATCTCAGGAACTGTTGATTTCTTTATGGCCTTTGTCGGGCCTTGTACTGTCATGGTTGTTCTCTATATGAGGGTGTTTGTGGTTGCTATGTCTCAGGTGCGTGTCATTCGGCTGCAGACTGCTGCCACCACTGTGGGAGCAGCTCCAGTTGCTAAAAAATCAGAGAGGAAGGCAGCCAGGACTCTTGGGATTGTGGTAGCAGTATTTCTGATGAGTTTCTGTCCGTATTACTATCCCGCTTTCATAGGTGCGGACACCTCAAACAACTCGTCATACTTTGCGGTGTTGTCTTGGATCGTTCTGACCAACTCTTGTGTGAACCCTCTGATCTATGCCCTCTTCTACCCCTGGTTTAGGAAAGCTATCAAACTCATCGTCACCCTCAGAATACTGCAGACTCACTCCCGGGAGCTCAAGATCATGTAGACAGGACTGAAATTGATACATACATGAAGGATGAGAAATACTAAAGGATTTTCTGGCATGTTTTCATTATCGATGGCTTATATGTTTTGGTGCagttcttttcatttcatctgtgtGCTGACAACATAAAACTTTGCTTATACATAGATACTGTACATGTGAGTGGTTTAACTACCACTGACCACATGTGCAATGACAATTATATGCATGTcttatcaatgtttttttaattaatgcatGCCAATATATTGTGACGTCTTTGTTCAACAGGGGGcctgacttttttcttgtttctctacTTCCTCATTACCTTCATTAGTTTTATACTGAGCAAAATCGCCATAAGTCAAgatactgtatttaaaaaaaatcaatatcgATGTGTTCTAACATAACTTTTATGACCCACTTGTCTTTCAAGCTGTGCTAAAAACATcactgtgctgttttgttttatttcctgaaatgaaaaaaattttCACTTCTTGTCATCCTTGTCAAATCTGTGTAGCATCTGAATTACGTCCATGCAAAAAGTGAAATTtcaaaaacagaatgaaaaaaaatgccttCACACTGTCTTCTTCACTTGCAATCagggaaaatgtcttttttcaggttttataaCCTGATGAAAGACTGTGTACTGAAACAATATTTGCAAGTGAAGaagacagtgtgcaggagtcttTTGTTCTGACTTTGTCGACCTTTGGTCCTCTACTACACACCTGTCGATCCACAGATGCGCAAAAGTTTTTCTCTGtgaataatcaaatcaaataagaaTTCACTAAAAAATACTCATTCACACCCGCTTTATATTTATACTTGGTATACTCATCTGAATTTTGCCTCTATGTCTATAGACTTAACTGAAGGCAGGCCTTCTCTCATTTCAGGTCTCGTAAGCCTGCGAATCATAATGGTTTGGAAAGGTTATTAAATGGcatttgaaatatatatttactatATTTCCAGGAGGAAATTCTTTGACAGTTTTGCTGGGTATAAATCGTTAAACAGCATCAATATCCATGTTTTACTCTCATTTCAGCATATATCCATATCTTTTTGGCATGTTTATTAAGACAGCAGTGCCTTTAAATTGAAAGATTACTCTATTTTATTCAAATACTAGATTTATTTGATACAGCCCCTGAAAAATCATATAGTAGTTTCCTTATATAGTAGTGGGTCTTAATCATTAAGAAGCAACCTTACATTGATACTGGAGGAACATACAGGTACACTCAGCTGCAGTACCGATACCGGAAGCAGCAGGGGGCGGTGTTGCACCGTACGTTTGGTGGCTGACATGACTCTGAGAcgcttgttgttgtttttaacacatCAACATGTCTGTATGACATTAAATATTGTCATTTAAAACAACTTACAGACATTGTGTCAAGCCGGCAGCGTCGTTTTGAcgtaaaaacacacagtttatcAGACACTAATGAGCAACTTCCTAACTAGCTAGCTGCTTGCTAACTTCAGCCCGACAAGTTCATCAATAATAGCCATTTTTAACTGGTAGCACCTGACATGTGAGTTTTCTAGCTATTGGTGCATTTATATGGCTAAACCTTGTTACATATCACAGCAAAGTTACCTGCACGACGCCATTTCTTTTTCCTATGGTGGCGAAGTCACGTCCCGCCCTCCtcggcctctgattggctagtacTCGTCGCCTTCGCTGCATGAAGAGTCAGATTGGTCAGGGATGGGTTGAGAGTGTCagggtaagccaatcagagacggagtagggcgggtcatgcctTCGCCATCCTAGAAAATAAATGTCCTGTCAAACTGGCAATCCTAATAACACTACAATCACACTGCAAGatattatttacaaaaataatttattggCCTCTTATAATGGGTACATTTCCTAAATATCATAATGTGTCTGAACCTTTTTTTCTACAATTTTTTGTACCATACTactataaattaaaataaatactttttagCTCCACTACTATGAGCCATGCATTTACATGAATGACATCTTTAATCAGTTATTTCttcctgtgttgttttctgtcttaaaACACCAAAAGGACAAGTCAACTGATTTGTACTATAATGTGTCTACTGTCTATGCAGAACTCCCTGTGGACTGTACCCAGGCTGTGGGTGACTCCAGTCCCACAACGATAAGGCCTCCCGCTTACTCATGAACactgtgttgctgtttgtgcCGCAGCAGGAGGACTGGGTGGTCCACAGCCGAGGTTGCTTTTACTGGATTTTtgacataatgactgaattttcatttttgggtgaagcTATCCTTTAAATATTCCAAAGTACTAGCATGTATTATTATATGGTTGACGAGCAGAATGTGTTTTaagtgaaacatttatttaaagttcTTACACAATAAAAGTCCTCTCAAAGAAGACTCCAAAACACAACCACTTAAACAAATCCATTAAAAATTACTTTCAGACCCTCACACATAATTCTTAAACACAACTATGAATTTGCCATCAAATTTAACAATCTTTCCTCTTTGTCAAACTCTCATAATCAAAGAGCTCCTTGTTTTTGCCAGCAGATGGCGCCGGCTAATCTGATTATCCATGACATGATCCACGAGGCTGATCAGTTGTATGTCTCCAGGCTCTAGTTATGGTGTAGAGGATCCAGAATGTGCTGTTACTAAACTTGCACAAACCACAATGCATTCAGGACTGGGCACTCACATGGATGAAGTATTCAGGGTAAGAAACACTTGCTTTGCTTGGCGTGCTTTTCATTACAACGACTCCATCAACCAGGCGTCAGATGAGAGGGAATCTGCTTCCATAACTGTTTAGCTTGCAGTCATATTTTGCAGGAATCCCCGAACATAATCCCTGTAAACCCTAATTTTCTGTTATCCAACTTTCTGGTCACCCCTATAAAATCAGGGTTACTGAGTTCAGTACTACCCTTTGGAGTACCATCTTGTTTTCAGGTAACCCAAGCAGTATTATATATACTTTTAGAACTTGTTTATACAGTGATAAATAGTTAATACAAAAATAGTCACACCCAACCACAGGGTGATTTTCGGATTATCTTGTTTCCCTGGAGGATAAATATTTGATGTCCATTTGTTCTTTGATTCCTGTGTAGGTGGAGGCTGATCGCAGGAAGAGAGGCCAAAGTGCTGGAGTCCGAGGGGACATGGGAAAGGGGCCATCAACGTCATTTAGGGTTGCATGCAAGCCCAACTCAAGACAAGGCAGAGCAGGTGAACAAAGCAGCCGGTTGGTGCATTTTACTTTCAACTTAAAGAAACGGCCGTTTAACTGGGATTTTTCCATCGACTCAGTTACATGCATGAATCATGCGATCACATATGTAATTGAAGGTCTCGGTCTTGTTAACGTAGGGGTTAGGCCGTCATTACACGAAATCCACAAAGCATTTAATTATGTGCTGCAGACTGTGTTACAACACTGCACAAGGATCTCACGAGTAGAATGTCAAAAAAAGATGTTCAAAGCCTCCAATAAATCCAAAGCAAATCTACTTTTGTTATTAATTTACATGCTGTGTTGTCTCAAGGTGAGGCCCAAGCTGCGATAGCCAAAGCAGAGGCTAAATCCAAGGCCATTCGTCTGCTGTCAGAGGCTCCAGCTGAAGACGTATAAAGTAGATTTACTGGCTTCGTTTGTCAGCCATGGATTAGAAAATGATCCAGTATTGTTTGGAAATGTTATTCCCAGTGTTCTTCATTGTGCTTTGGGACGTTTGAAGAtgaatttgtttgaaaaatgtattacaaaTCTTGGAATTAGTTAAATTTTAAGGTATGTTTTTGTTCAAAGGATTTGGTCGACATTCTGTTTGCTGTTAGATCCAGCACATGTCGTTTTTACAGTATTGTTATTCAAATTAAACTACCAGGATAAACTGCTAACCAGTGAGCTTTAAGGATAatggtaggcagattttgttgcCCTCAGACGGAGCCAGGCTAGCCATTtacccttgtttccagtcttaatgctaagctaagctaaccgtctcTTGGTTGCAGCTTCTTATTTATGCTGCGTCAAATTTCCAATTTGTTTGGACGGACATGTCAGAACTAGAAAATTTCCAACTTCCTATGAGAAAGTGTACAATGAaacaccacacaaagtccaaatTCCTACTTATTAACTCAGGACATCAATCTCCTTCACAAGGGAGCATTTGTCTGACATCATGCAACAAAGGC contains the following coding sequences:
- the LOC140992290 gene encoding trace amine-associated receptor 13c-like, whose protein sequence is MDGAEGPLLCFPNLNSSCRRVLLRPRSETAVLYTLLAFISLLTVTLNLLVIISISHFRQLHTPTNALLLSLAVSDLVVGLLVMPIEGQRNIVTCWLLGRLMCALTPFVSYCLVSVSVGNMVLISIDRYLAICDPLLYSSKITLNRVKMSICACWACSIIYNGCILMGHLGQPDRSSSCHGECVAFISHISGTVDFFMAFVGPCTVMVVLYMRVFVVAMSQVRVIRLQTAATTVGAAPVAKKSERKAARTLGIVVAVFLMSFCPYYYPAFIGADTSNNSSYFAVLSWIVLTNSCVNPLIYALFYPWFRKAIKLIVTLRILQTHSRELKIM